In the genome of Impatiens glandulifera chromosome 6, dImpGla2.1, whole genome shotgun sequence, the window tatgAAATATGTccttagagtttgtttgatgttggtagTTGGCTTGGGAgggtttttaattgattatactAAGAGTGTTCATAAAATGtaagttatttaagtttttaattggttaaattattataatatttttgtatttaaattttataaaattaaaaatcaaaaatatatgaatattttggcTGATTAATTGAgtaattaacaattaaaaaaacgattagattgttgaatttagaaagaaacaaatctcaaaaattaaagtatttggCGACACTTAAATAAATTCACCGGCGCTTATTTGCcataacctaaatcgattttgCTACCATGCTTTTATGCGGTGAAAAATGTACTTTATGCATAGCCGATTTCAGTATATTTTGGTGTAGTGGTATAATCATGAAAAGGTAGGGGAGATATATCTCCATGTGTCTAATAAAGTTATCACATTTAATATGCATTAATTAAAGTTCACCACTAGACACTCACTCAACCCACTCAAAATTAGTACTTAATGGCATAGGTaattaaataaccaaaatataggTAAGTGGAGttcaactttatattttaaaaatataaaacacccACTCAACCCACTCAAAATTAGTAATCAGTGGCATAggtaattaaataacaaaagtATAGATAAGTGGAGTtcaactttatattataaaaatataatttttattattattctcgaTTATCCAAAAATCATATGATATCACAATGTATAATGTATAGGTAAGTGgagttcattttataatttttaatgatccaaaagttttattatttgacATTAGGAATTAAATACCAAAAGTATAGGTAGGTACTCTactttataatttgaaaatatacatTTGATAGTGGGAGGGAATTTGAAGAGGGAATGATAATTCTCTAAAAAAATTTCAACGATCAAATTGAGTTAGGTAATTccctctcaaattctctctcaaTTTATCTCTcctaattatttatcattttttattattctcaatGATCCGAAAATATTATGACTTGACACGAGGAATTAAGTATCAAAATATAGGTAGGTGGAGTTCACGTTATAATTCTTGAtgatcaaaaaaaaattataattttatatgaggaattaaatatcaaaattatgaGTACttcactttataatttaaaaatatatatatatatatatatatatatatatatatatattattttcaaaataatccatttaataaaaaattgtttatgtataacttaaaaaataaaataaataagttaagtacaaattaaaatataagagaataattaattgactcaaaaatctttaaaagagaaataagatCTCTATATGAATTCACAAGTTTTTCGGATCAATCTCTAACATAGTCATGATAATGACATTGTGAATAATCTTTAACAGTCTACTTTGGTGGTTAAATGTTATCTGATTTATATGCAATCAAATAGTCCACTATAAAATTATAGGGATAGAGACTCATATTTTAAGTCTCGCATCTTTAGTCGTTTCAATTCATGCATTCCAAATCACTGACGGTCACCAATATAACCCATTGTATTCCggtaaaatttcaaaaaatactaatatactTACAATaacgtgacaatgtaaaagtataTGAAAAGTCGTTTCAAACTGTTTGTAACACATACGACAAAAACTCACaataattatgtattttctCATATATCTATCGTTAGTGAGAATTTCGCCGTGAATAACACTTCAACCAAAAAAGAGATTTTACTAGGCATCTTAGACTCTTGCAAATTTTCTCAACCAAGATCAATCGGGctaactttattgaacaaagTGTAACAATATCCCAAATAAAAGTTATTAGTATCATGAATGAAATATTGTGAATAGTactccaataaaaaaaaatagatcttTGTTAGGCATCTTAGACACTCATAAATTTTTCCAACAAAGATCAAAATGTAATTATATCTCAAATAAAAGTTATTCAAATCATGAAtgaaatttacattttttttattattcttaatgatttgatatgaaaaaataaatatcaaaagaaTAGGCACATGGAGTTCactttataatttgaaaatatacattttttttattattcttgatGATTGTAATAGTTATCTTTATTTCCACCCGTCAATTGCGCTACATTATACATCATGATCgctttcaatttaattaaaataattcatgagTCGCATCATTCTTAGATTTAATTTGTATGAGAGAATCAAAACATTTTGactaatcaatttattttacaaataatttatcctaattattttttaatgaattatatgATTTGAGAGAAGTCTTCAAACTTTTGATGAATTATCTAGTTAGAGAGAAGTCGTTGAACTTTCAATGACCGTAATCGTCTGAAtcgtatcatttataaattaagttattattatgttttctgAGATACGTTTCGAAAAGTCGGTGTAATTGGTCGAGAAGTTAATTATTCTTTTCGAGAACTAACGACCTCTATAATTTATTGGGTGACGTggttgtataataataataataataataataagtgcgtcctaataataataataataaaaataaaaataaaaataaaaataaaaataaagaatgaaaaaatcaaagaaagaaggaaagaaaagctggaagaaaagaaaagaataaaagGAGGAGAATAGAATAGGAAACCGGAGAAAGAAAAACtgaaggaagagagagaaaggaaggAAAGAAGAAACACGAAAAAAAATTTGCCAAGGTACACAATCGATTAAATTATATCTTCATCtatgattttaattatgaaattttattatgaaaaatcATGAAATTTTATTATCCTTCATagttattgtttaaataatccaaaaattaaaattgcaaaacaataaaattgtaaaattgacaaaaaaaatgtaaaatggAGACAGTTTTCGGTCTGACGGTACGGAGAAATAAGCGCAAAAGTCATTTCTTGAGTGTAATAAAGCCCCGAACtgaaataaatcatataaaacgCGTTTAATTACGCAAACTATTTTTCTaagtttttctaaaattatgtGGTGACGGTATAATCTAAAAGTCAATTCtccatttattaataaaattcaaaaaaaaaaaaataaatagagagTCGAGAGAAATCGAGtcattacatttttatttttattaaaattaaaatcaaactcaaattgaattttaaaaaaatatatacatttataaaattatttatttttacatcaaTCCAAACctttatagataaattaatattttatattataaataataaaatatcaatttggACCAATGTCTTTTTACACTGTTAGGTAGTGTTTGGTATTTGGTACCAATTATAtagggtataagttgtatatagtataaattgtaacgagatataaataatatacggtaatataagttgtataagttattgatgattgataaaaattataaaaattgtataaattgtatatggtttaaaattttgtattggGTATATAGTATAAGACTTGTAGTATaacttgtataaatattaatttaaaattattattattattatttttatatttatttatattataaataatattgtctattattattataaaggattgtatttctattatttaataattaatgtaattttaattaaaatataaaaattaattctaatataaacgataaattatatttatttaatttaaatattattaataattgtaataaactaaactaaaataaaatattatttataatataagtaaatatagaaaataataattaataaaattatcgttataaaaataaataaataatttttaattaaaatattgaatgatttaaaaaaatatcaacattaaaaataattatatataataatattattattattaaaactaaataaaaaatatttaatatattatataataataagttatatataatattaataaagagtataatgataaattaataattaaatgatataaaaatagtattatATGAAGgaataatttactattttataccaaatttgagatataaattatatagagtataaatttatattaataataaaattataaaaaaaaatacaatattaaaatattagtataatttatactatacTAGTGTATAAATTACCAATATATTTTCAAAGATTTAACTCACTTTTGTAGATgctatttttatgtttaattttatttatttaattaatttacattttaaaattagttatttattataaatatttatattttattttaacattataatgttttaattatagagttttattaacaaatatataaaatataaatataatttattatagtagtttcaaattaagattaaataaagttataatgaCTGAATAaagaacataaataataattttattcaaatttaaaagctgtattaaatatattaaaatataaaataataatattaatattaatatagaggCTAGTGGATTTTCAGCGAAACCAGCCGTGGTCAATTTTCAAGTCTTTCCGTCTTTTagactaaaaaaaaataaaaataaaaaaataaaaataaaatgaaggtTAGAGAAATAAAGCGGCCGACTAAGTGTTTGCTTCACTGATAGCCCTCCATAAAAGTTGAAAGGTAgtctatcagtaacggtttttttATTGATAGCTCTTGTGAAGTTAAAACATCAGTCTTCgtatcagtaacgattttctCATTAACTGTTAccaattttttactaaaatcatTACTAATAGCCCTTCAAAAAAGTTGAACGGTAGCcatatcagtaacgattttctcataaatcgttactgatacctCTTGTGAAGTTGAAACGGTAAATCGCAATTCTTTTTGACCTTCATATCAATAACGGTTTTCTCATTAATCGTTACCAATActctatcagtaacggttttccatcaaaaccgttactaatagcCCTCCAAAAAAGTTGAACGGTAGctatatcagtaacggttttcttatAAACCGTTATTGATACCCTCAAttcgaaaaaataaataaaaacgtTGGTATCTGTAACCGGGGTTTCCCTATGTCCGTTACTGAAgatttttatcagtaacggccATATATagtcgttactgatatattCATAATAGTAACCGttaccgttactgataaaaactattattaagAGCGTTCGAGCGTCCTTACTAATCTTCGTTACGGAAGTCTATTTTTCTACTAGTGGTAGTACCTCTTTGTACCACCAATCAAACGTACCCTTAGAACTTAAAACTGATAACATTAAAGACGATTATAATGGCTTCAATTATAAACTTGTTTTTATCGAAATTGTTTTCCATATATACCTATTAAATTTGAAActatatagattaattaaatgtataaataatatgttgaaaAATATTGATGCTAATTGTACGGTACAAttgtgatttatttaattaatgaattaaatgatatattgtcaaattttcaattaatcaaCCAAgcaaactaattttattttgacaaaattattatattagatgacccttaaaattcttaaaagaaaatcaactaACTCTAACTCTTTTTCTCttagtgtgaaaaaatataattgttttaaagaatggtaagaaatataattgttttaaagaatGGTTTTTTTAACTCACAATAAATTTGTAAggatttaattgaaaataataatagtttaaatactaaaaatatatagttaatatgTATAACggtgtaaaattatttatgtttaatataatgtattatctttaaataatatattataatttatttaactttaaaaataaataattaaaatattttattttaaaaaaaataaaataattttttatatattattttaatttttaatatatatatatatatatatattattttacatgactgaaatacttaattaataaatttagatgttataagatttttttaatttaaattttatctaattatatataatacttttttttaatgatttatttattttaaatataatatatatatatatatatatatatatataattgagttGAATATCCAAGACAGAGTTCtccaaacaaatttttatttattttaaaatattttgttattatatattaataatatttttgtctttttacttaaattttttttttttttaaatttagtcataaattattttaaaaaaccatTAATCCAACAAAAACTCAACTATTATTGGtattttattaacataattatatatatatatatataatattatgaatttatataaaaaaaagtaatattttatataataaaaatgaagaacCAGTTATGCGTCAATAAATGTTGAATGACATATgggaatatttattttttttacacataaattattgattggaaaattaaaactttaatttgGTAATGAAAGGATAAAGATGAATTTATGACGtgtaaacaattaaataatatctaAAAGTTCCACGATATATTATATTGCTATTATTAGTTTCTGATttcaaaactaatttaattttaaacttgtttgcatagtaaaaaaaaactatacataaatatttataaaagttatagAAAACATTGATTTAGACAAATGTTTTTCCacattattagaaaaaataaacatttaatccaaataagagtcaaatttatttataattaaaaatattttttaatatttatacctttttaaattgtacatatttattcaaataaaatcaaacaaacttcaATCActgtcaaaataaaatatacaggCGTCGATCATGCCACAATATCCCAATTTTCTCTGCTATTAAAAAGTGTCACATCGcctaaatttatacaaaaattatcGTATGTTCTTATACATTGCAATCTAATTTTCTTTGGGTACACAAGACACGTGCGTTTAAGTGCTTGGCTCCATATTATATACTGTCAAGTAAGAGCAGAGCTGCTGCATTTTGTATCTgatttatttgaacttcaatTCTCAGATTtcattagagagagaaattaaccACCATGGCTGATCCAGCAACTATAATCAGTGGTTTGCTTTCAAATTTGGTACCTCTGATTCAGGATGAATTCAAGTTGATTTATGGTTTTGATAAGGAGGTTGAAAAGCTATTGGGCACGCTATCTGCAATTAATGCCGCACTTGAACATGCTGAGATAAAGGACGCGTGGAAGAAGGACAAACAAACGGAAGATTGGTTGTGGAAGCTCAAAGATGTGGCGTATGAGGTTCGAGACATCATGGATGACTGCACCTATAAAGATCTTCGTCTTCAAGTCAACAGGCGTAATGCCTCCTCTTCAACCTGGATCAAGGTAATCAACTCAATAACCCGTCCTTTTATCAGTACTAAGACACGTCTAAAAGTTGGTCACAAAATTAAGGATGTTCAAGAGAAGCTTGACCAAATTTCTTCTGAGCGCCAAACGTTACGTTTGAGTGAATCTAGTCCTGACTCAAAAAGAGACAAGTTTACTAGTCGTTGGCGTGAAACCATGTCTCTTTCTAGTTGTAATCATATTTATGGGAGAGATGAGGAGAAGAAAAAGATTATTGATATTCTGGTCAATTATACATCTGGTGCTTGTGTTGATAAAAAACCATCTGTTCTACCCATTGTTGGAATTGGGGGTCTCGGTAAAACAACACTTGCCCAGAAGGTCTTCAACGACGAGCAGATTACTAAGCATTTTGAAACCAAAATCTGGGTTTGTGTTTCTGATGAATTTGATATTCAATTGGTGATGAAAGCCATCTTAGAAGAAAAGGCGGAAGCACGCTCAGAAGAATTGCAGAAAAAAGTTAGAGAAAAATTGAGCGGGAAAAGATATTTAATTGTATTGGATGATGTTTGGAATGAAAATCTTGAGGCATGGGATCAGTTGAGATCTATTTTGGATTGTGGATCAAATGGTGCCTTTGTCCTTACCACGACACGGAAAAGAAATGTGGCAAAAATTATGGAAACAATTCAACATATTCAGATATCATTGCTCTCTGACGAGGATTGTTGGCTGCTCTTTGAAGAGCGTGCATTTATGTGTGGGACACCAAAAACTCCAAACTTTGTTGATATTGGAAAAGAAATAGTTAAAAAATGTAAGGGTGTTCCCTTAGTTGCCAAGACATTTGGAGGTCAATTGGGCTTCAAAAGTGATATAAATGAATGGTGTAAAATAAGAGATAATGAGATATGGAAGATATCTCAAAATGAAGAATCTGATCTCTTGCCCATTCTAAGGTTGAGTTACTATGACCTTCCTTATCATTTGAGAAGATGCTTTTTGTTTTGTGCTATATTTCCCAAGGATGCTGAAATTAAAAAGGAGAGATTAATCCAATTGTGGATGGCCCATGGTTTAATTCCTACAATTATAAACCAAGAAATGGAAGATATTGGGAATACAATTTGGAAAGAGTTGTGTTGGAGATCCTTTTTTCAAGACGAGAAATCAGATCAATATGGAATTTATGAAACATGTAAGATGCACGATCTTATACACGATCTTGCCCAATCTGTTATGAAAAATGAATGTTATACGCTGGATGTTAATAGCTCAAGTGATGGTTTAAGACGAGAAATTCGCCATGTGTCGGCAATGGTTGATGAATTTGTCAAAACACCGGTTCGTTCTTTTAAGAAAATTGGAGGGTTGCAATCACTAATGCTCAATGGCAGAGATGTTTATCGAAATGTCAAAATACAGAAGATTTGTTTGAGTGTCTTGAAGGAACTTTCGGCTTTACGTGTCCTTGAACTTAGCTGCAATGTGCAATATCAATGTTTGCGTTTAGAATATGTGGGAGGTCTAAAACATCTTAGATACTTAGACATTTCCGGTAATAAAAAGATAACAACATTACCTGATAGCATTTGTGATCTCTTGAACTTACAGACTTTGAAACTCAATGAGTGTTCTAAGCTTAAAAGTTTGCCCAGAAATACGAAAGACCTTATTAGTCTGCGGCATCTTTATTTGGAGAAATGTAAAGGATTAAAATATATGCCTAGAGGGATGGGGCAATTGAAACATCTGAAGACATTAAGCTTGTTTGTGATAAGCAACAAGGGAAGAGACGGCCAACTAGATGAATTAAAAGAATTGGATATCCGCGGATCTTTGAAAATTAAGAACCTTGGAAGAGTTAGTGATGCATCTATGGAAAGAGGGATAAGTATGGCTAAAAAGACGAATATCAGTGAATTGAAGTTGTCTTGGAGATCTATCTATGAAATTGATAATAATGAGAGCAAGAGTACTAGAGAtgagaaaattggtgaagctctAGAGGTTTCAACTGCGAGGTTgaagattttgataatgaagGGTTATAGAGGTGAAAATTTCCCTAAATGGCTTGAGCTTAAGGGCTTGGACAATGTGAATACGATTGCTAGTAGCAGTGTTGACAATGAAATGATAGTACTATTCCCTTTGTTAGAGCGATTGGAGATTTGGAGTATGAAGAATTTGAGGGAATTGGTGTCACCTAGCTGTTGGATTACTGGAGCATTCCCTAATCTATGCAAACTGATTATAACTGATTGCCCAAAACTAGGGGCCTTGCCATCGCATCTCAAAGCACTCAAAGATGTAACTGTTAGTTTTAAATGTTTGGATGAATTGTTATATAGCATCTCGAATCTTAATGGTACTCTCACTCATCTGAAACTTGATAGATTGAATAATGATGTGAAGCATCTAGTGAACAACAACATGAATGGAATTGAAGTAGTGTTATTCCCTTTGTTAGAGGAACTCGAGATTAGTTGTATGAAGAATTTGAGGGAATTGGTGTCACCTAGCTGTACTAGAGCATTCCCTAATTTATGCAAGATTGCGATATGGTATTGCCCAAAGCTAGGGGCCTTGCCACCGCATCTCAAATCACTCAAAGAAGTAAAGGTTTGGGGTGAATATTCGGATGAGTTGTTATTTAGCATCTCAAATCTTATTGCTCTCACTCATCTCACTCTTGGTGATATTAATAAAAGTGTTTTATTTGGAGCTGGTTATATGACATTAATGTTTAATGATGAGATaccatcaacatcatcatcgtcAAATAATAATAGTGAAGCACAATTAAGAGGAGGAGTACGCTCAACTTTCCAATCTCTTCAATCTCTGTATATTATCAACTGCGAGAAGTTAAGGCGTTTGTTTGATGAGGGAATGATATCAAAGATTAGTGGCTGCCAGAACAAACACTTCATCAACTCTCTCACGGATTTGATTATTTACAAATGTCCGGAGTTGATGATATCAGTTGAGGAATTTCTTGGAAAcctcaatattaataataattcactaCAGAGATTGACTATCTGGAATTGTCCTAAGTTGGTGTCTTCAGAAGAAGCGGACGATGTTATCGCACTCCTGCGTTCCCTTCGAACCAGACTTGGTCCTAAGAATTTCGATGTAGATATCATAAAGGAGAAATAGAAGAAGAGTCAATTAGAAggtatgtataaaaataataattatattcatctattattattaattattttaatgaattctAATTAATATCTTGACATACAGTgataacctaattaattaaaggtAAAAGAGGAGTAGAAGACTCAAGAAACAAGGAGCTGGTACGTacctaaataattatattcatttcttatttaCTTGAAGTTGAGAGGAGTAGATAGGTAATCTATTATTTGGTATCTGTTTCTATGATtctaactttttatatatactatatGAATATGATAGAAAACTGTTTCAAACAAATTATACATCATCACGGTCAGCAtcattataatcaaattttaatacaaGAAATAGACCAATTTAATGGCATATACATCTGGTCTTGTGTCAATCCAGTATTTGTTTCAATTTACAGCATTTTGAAGtactgaaaatataaaaattcatccaaattttttcaatatgaattatctcatttgaaattttaatcaatttgacAAGTAGTTGACAATTTCAACTTAAGTGATTATTACAATTGTTGTGGTACTAgctatatttaaaaatgatttataatgtaTAGAAATTATTGAGTCTAGAGTTGGGCCAAAGCTTTGATACTAGTTAAAATGGCGGGGTCTGATAATCATATCGTTCATTCagcgagaagaagaagaagaagaagaagaagaagaagaagaagaagaagaagaagaagaagaagaagaagaagaagaagaagaagaagaagaagaagaagaagaagaagaagaagaagaagaagaagaagaagaagaagaaaagaagggTTTGAGTGATCTCGAATCCCGATTGAAGCTAGCTATTCAGAGAAAGTAAGGGAACAATGAAGAAAGAGA includes:
- the LOC124943068 gene encoding putative disease resistance protein RGA3 → MADPATIISGLLSNLVPLIQDEFKLIYGFDKEVEKLLGTLSAINAALEHAEIKDAWKKDKQTEDWLWKLKDVAYEVRDIMDDCTYKDLRLQVNRRNASSSTWIKVINSITRPFISTKTRLKVGHKIKDVQEKLDQISSERQTLRLSESSPDSKRDKFTSRWRETMSLSSCNHIYGRDEEKKKIIDILVNYTSGACVDKKPSVLPIVGIGGLGKTTLAQKVFNDEQITKHFETKIWVCVSDEFDIQLVMKAILEEKAEARSEELQKKVREKLSGKRYLIVLDDVWNENLEAWDQLRSILDCGSNGAFVLTTTRKRNVAKIMETIQHIQISLLSDEDCWLLFEERAFMCGTPKTPNFVDIGKEIVKKCKGVPLVAKTFGGQLGFKSDINEWCKIRDNEIWKISQNEESDLLPILRLSYYDLPYHLRRCFLFCAIFPKDAEIKKERLIQLWMAHGLIPTIINQEMEDIGNTIWKELCWRSFFQDEKSDQYGIYETCKMHDLIHDLAQSVMKNECYTLDVNSSSDGLRREIRHVSAMVDEFVKTPVRSFKKIGGLQSLMLNGRDVYRNVKIQKICLSVLKELSALRVLELSCNVQYQCLRLEYVGGLKHLRYLDISGNKKITTLPDSICDLLNLQTLKLNECSKLKSLPRNTKDLISLRHLYLEKCKGLKYMPRGMGQLKHLKTLSLFVISNKGRDGQLDELKELDIRGSLKIKNLGRVSDASMERGISMAKKTNISELKLSWRSIYEIDNNESKSTRDEKIGEALEVSTARLKILIMKGYRGENFPKWLELKGLDNVNTIASSSVDNEMIVLFPLLERLEIWSMKNLRELVSPSCWITGAFPNLCKLIITDCPKLGALPSHLKALKDVTVSFKCLDELLYSISNLNGTLTHLKLDRLNNDVKHLVNNNMNGIEVVLFPLLEELEISCMKNLRELVSPSCTRAFPNLCKIAIWYCPKLGALPPHLKSLKEVKVWGEYSDELLFSISNLIALTHLTLGDINKSVLFGAGYMTLMFNDEIPSTSSSSNNNSEAQLRGGVRSTFQSLQSLYIINCEKLRRLFDEGMISKISGCQNKHFINSLTDLIIYKCPELMISVEEFLGNLNINNNSLQRLTIWNCPKLVSSEEADDVIALLRSLRTRLGPKNFDVDIIKEK